The genomic stretch ATCTTTCTATCTATTGCTCCATCTGGGAGCCTCACACTATTTCCAAATGTTTTTGCAATGTTCTCCCTTATTTCCTCATACACAGATTCTTTTAGTTCGCCTAAAATCTGATGCCCTATGTCGTCTAATTCAATATTATGTACAGAAATTCCTCTTTCTTTACCTAATTCCTCAAATTTCCTGCCGATATAAGATTTTCCTGATGATGGTTCTCCAGTAATACCGACAATATACTGCCCCAACATCTTAGCTTCCAACCATTGCTTTACATAGAGAGGAACAAACTCATGCACTAGCCCCTGTTCTTTTTGCATCGCCTTAACAGAAGTAGAACTGATATGATTGAGTTCTGGCCTTGCAAACATTATGAAAGTATCGATGCCTAATTTTTGGCTTTCTCCGCATTGATGCTGGAGTTTTTCATAGTCAAAATCTAATGCAGTCCTTACCCCTTTAACAATCACCGGGATGGAATTTTCATAAGCATAATCAACTAAAAGTCCTGGAAATGCAACAACACTTACATTTTTTATTTTCTCTAGTGATTTCCTAACCATATCCATTCTTTCTTCTAAACTAAAAAGGGTTTGCTTGTTTGCATTTACACCTATTCCGACAACTAGTTCATCGAATACATTCGCAGATCTTCTTATTATATCTATATGCCCATAATGAATCGGATCTGCTGAAAATGCATAAATTGCTTTCTTCATCATATGGGGTCACTACTTAATAGGTTATAAACTTTTCCTTTTTATGTCACCATTAACAAAATCTGAATTAGCAACTTTTAAATACATATCTTGCTAAATCAGCATTATGCAAAAAAGAGACTATATTTTGATCGCAATTATTTTGCTTGCCATTATCCTGGCTTCGTCCTTTTTATTTAATTATGCAAGATCCAACATAGGAAAGGCATTCCTCAGCAATCCGCAGGGGTTTGTTTCAAGCGCTTCAACATTGGTTATGGTTGGGATAATTGCAGTATTTTTCATAATATTCATTGCTGCATTGATTTTCAGCAAAGCAGGCAAAATAAAAGAGCCAAACAACAAAATATAAAAACAAAACTTCTTTTTCATCCATTTATGATACTAGTTGACGTGCACGCGCATCTTGACCATCATAAGTTTGAAAACAATCTGGGCAATGTTATAGAGAATTCCAGAAAAGCAGGGGTTAAAGCTATAATAACATCCGGCATAAACAGAAAAACCAACAGATTAATCTTGGAAATAGCAAAAAAATACCCCGATATTGTAAAGTGCTCCTTCGGCCTGTATCCGATAGATGCATTGGATAAAGAGATCGAGGCAGATCCTAAAACATTTGTCAGGGATATTGAGCCGCTAAATGTTGACGAGGAGCTTTTATGGATAGAAAAAAACAAGGACAAATGCGTTGCAATCGGAGAGTGCGGACTTGATTTTCATTGGGTTCAGGGAAAGAATGAAGAGCAGAAAAAGGCTTTTCAGAAAATAATCGCAGTAGTTGAAAAAATAAAAAAACCGATAATAGTCCATTCAAGGAAAGCAGAGCTGGAAGCCATTGAAATGCTGGAAAGCTCTAAAATAAAAAACATTGTAATGCACTGCTTCTCAGGCAGCAAAAAGCTGATAAAAAGAGCAGCTGACAACGGCTGGAGCTTTTCAATTCCTCCCATTATTGTAAGATTGCAGCATTTCCAATTGTTAACAGAAATGGTCAATATAAATCAGTTATTGACAGAAACAGATGCTCCTTATCTCTCGCCTTATCCGGACAAGATAAATGAGCCTGCTTTTGTGATTGAAACAA from Candidatus Woesearchaeota archaeon encodes the following:
- the coaD gene encoding pantetheine-phosphate adenylyltransferase, which gives rise to MMKKAIYAFSADPIHYGHIDIIRRSANVFDELVVGIGVNANKQTLFSLEERMDMVRKSLEKIKNVSVVAFPGLLVDYAYENSIPVIVKGVRTALDFDYEKLQHQCGESQKLGIDTFIMFARPELNHISSTSVKAMQKEQGLVHEFVPLYVKQWLEAKMLGQYIVGITGEPSSGKSYIGRKFEELGKERGISVHNIELDDIGHQILGELKESVYEEIRENIAKTFGNSVRLPDGAIDRKILGELVFNDTEQLKKLNEIMYTPILVRLRRGLYGKRGLILLNAALIAESEMAYLCNNNVVFLNVDKATQNKRLRSKDLTAEQIKRRLASQHTFDQKRNKLQEKINEENQGKIWVINNSDNSDAKEINQVFESIINELNVK
- a CDS encoding TatD family hydrolase; the encoded protein is MILVDVHAHLDHHKFENNLGNVIENSRKAGVKAIITSGINRKTNRLILEIAKKYPDIVKCSFGLYPIDALDKEIEADPKTFVRDIEPLNVDEELLWIEKNKDKCVAIGECGLDFHWVQGKNEEQKKAFQKIIAVVEKIKKPIIVHSRKAELEAIEMLESSKIKNIVMHCFSGSKKLIKRAADNGWSFSIPPIIVRLQHFQLLTEMVNINQLLTETDAPYLSPYPDKINEPAFVIETIKKIAEIKGFDVEETANSIYLNYKRMFE